The following are from one region of the Oscarella lobularis chromosome 3, ooOscLobu1.1, whole genome shotgun sequence genome:
- the LOC136184287 gene encoding uncharacterized protein, producing MPNVGDKTSPNDKKSSPDAEKSSADAEKSSADAEKTSPRSLTAGEKLILNLIEQMQQQQQQMQNSISSLVELKEGRIRQSDKRRNEGAFLKFIRDMSPFHDTFCTHGFLDIRPNKVYVRESYKKLWQLSQKEKLAVVKGNPGVGKSVFMLYCIRQLVHNRHSFAFSHDFLRFFVYVTWEEEEIERDRQEESQHESQCTLELEEDDDDSFLDDLLSNDEQPEAEATNAEPVQSDHDIETSDYDEERVRKKAIKRTERKGKRCESLVPAEGEDDSERGVALTMETGHCVSEADGVVECKGSKDSALEPQKDDVNKKPPIVRFFNSFDAMASYVNEKNTFLLIDNSVGQVPSFSFKDYKSALICSSPGVASMRLQDLESSSLYMPVWPLSEIFKVEYELLGGAFTVKDEGKILLEKRFKILGGIPRYLFASAQGFRKIVQRLHSQIKNTSNLLELLKDFISSPVRLDVTDLPHLLLHLEIRDDNYREYYYNIASKHIQKKVFENENLKAATVLDAFVDRVLSADMAPMNSVAGRVHEARFRFFMCDAVGKHVKFSACPLVQSAQRPRDFDIELTGGKPIDGLSEHLESALEKVEKNAFVEPTAKNFPVIDFLVTPNWLFQLTVGSNHSTKPEKMCNVLKAIHNRYGVNEAHLIYVVAPGVLKSWKEKNKALYDADENGFFSYTKKDLKSGRKDDKSGRKKARTDLTMDGFTLREYFVSMTHLSCAVPPSTS from the exons ATGCCGAATGTTGGAGACAAGACTTCCCCTAACGACAAGAAGTCTTCTCCCGACGCCGAGAAGTcttccgccgacgccgagaagtcttccgccgacgccgagaaGACTTCCCCTAGATCTTTAACTGCAG GGGAGAAACTTATTTTAAATCTTATCGAACAAatgcaacaacaacaacaacaaatgCAAAATTCTATAAGTTCTTTAGTGGAACTGAAGGAGGGTCGAATTAGACAGA GTGAtaaacgtcgaaacgaggGCGCGTTTTTGAAATTCATTCGCGACATGTCGCCTTTTCATGATACGTTTTGCACCCACGGTTTTTTGGATATTCGTCCAAACAAAGTTTACGTAAGAGAGTCGTATAAGAAGCTGTGGCAATTGAGtcagaaggaaaaattggcgGTTGTGAAGGGCAACCCCGGAGTGGGGAAAAGCGTTTTCATGCTCTATTGCATTAGGCAGCTCGTGCACAACAGACATTCTTTTGCCTTCAGCcacgattttcttcgtttcttcgtgTATGTGACTtgggaggaagaggaaattGAACGCGATCGCCAAGAAGAGAGTCAACACGAAAGTCAATGCACATTAGAACTTGAAgaggatgacgacgacagttTTCTCGATGATCTCTTAAGCAATGATGAGCAGCCAGAGGCAGAAGCAACCAACGCTGAGCCAGTTCAAAGTGACCATGACATTGAGACGTCTGATTACGATGAAGAACGCGTACGGAAGAAGGCCATTAAACGAACGGAACGCAAAGGCAAGCGGTGTGAAAGCTTGGTGCCAGCAGAAGGCGAAGATGATTCAGAAAGAGGCGTGGCACTGACAATGGAAACTGGTCATTGTGTATCAGAAGCGGATGGCGTGGTCGAATGTAAGGGCTCCAAGGATTCCGCTCTTGAGCCTCAgaaggacgacgtcaataAGAAGCCGCCGATTGTGAG ATTTTTTAACTCTTTTGATGCTATGGCCAGTTACGTCAATGAGAAGAATACGTTTCTGCTGATTGATAATAGCGTTGGCCAAGTGCCATCTTTTTCATTTAAAG ACTACAAGTCCGCACTTATTTGCTCTTCTCCTGGTGTGGCTTCCATGAGGCTACAGGATCTGGAGTCAAGCAGTCTGTACATGCCAGTATGGCCGTTGTCAGAGATATTCAAGGTGGAGTACGAACTGCTTGGCGGCGCATTTACAGTCAAAGATGAAGGGAAAATATTACTGGAGAAGCGCTTTAAGATTCTTGGGGGTATACCCAGGTATCTTTTTGCCTCGGCACAAGGTTTTCGAAAGATCGTGCAAAGACTACACTCTCAAATCAAGAATACCTCTAATCTTCTTGAATTGCTGAAGGATTTCATCTCCAGTCCTGTTCGTCTAGACGTAACTGACCTACCTCATCTGCTGCTTCATTTGGAAATCCGTGATGATAATTATCGCGAATACTATTACAATATCGCATCGAAACACATCCAAAAGAAAgtctttgaaaacgaaaatctTAAAGCCGCAACAGTTTTGGATGCCTTTGTCGAT CGAGTTTTGAGTGCTGACATGGCGCCTATGAATAGTGTTGCTGGAAGAGTGCATGAGGCACGTTTCCGTTTCTTTATGTGTGATGCTGTGGGCAAAC ACGTCAAGTTTTCTGCGTGCCCGTTGGTTCAAAGCGCGCAGCGGCCCCGAGACTTTGACATTGAACTTACGGGAGGGAAGCCAATCGATGGGTTGTCAGAGCATCTAGAGAGTGCGCTTGAGAAAGTTGAGAAAAATGCGTTTGTTGAGCCGACAGCGAAAAATTTTCCAGTGATTGATTTCCTTGTGACGCCAAATTGGTTGTTTCAACTTACCGTCGGCTCAAATCACTCAACGAAACCGGAAAAGATGTGCAACGTCTTGAAGGCCATACATAACCGATATGGCGTCAATGAAGCGCATTTGATCTACGTTGTTGCACCTGGGGTGCTTAAAagttggaaagagaaaaataagGCACTATACGATGCTGATGAAAATGGATTCTTTTCATATACGAAGAAAGATCTGAAATCTGGTAGGAAAGATGATAAATCTGGTAGGAAGAAGGCGCGAACGGATCTCACCATGGATGGCTTCACTTTGAGAGAATATTTTGTGAGTATGACGCACCTCAGCTGTGCTGTTCCTCCGAGTACTTCGTGA
- the LOC136184277 gene encoding uncharacterized protein — MDQDKYYRGVLSRCESAETQVADVQTRLSSYLEAVNGTGQAVVQLADALAKLFAETPLAEVATRYRERADLLGDVASRTTSQLSQDVSSVLHKYTHLIPGTKSAVEAHQRSWNHFDKTRETLDHMRPGEGERVRRRAETRLEEAATAFAQNDARLAKAVQEIGEQKVQMLGSSLLNLFQTQASLFSQSLDAISGLAKFRQVGDILGTDKVNVVRDATAKWLAASQANAELRKGCLNSNDIQLILLTSQGYELPETVKNGLNQKIDRLLQDYKIALEKAPSKQVDLCGGFSLNPKGIEAALKDCCSELEARGASGYKEETTNDEMMAQIQRDTSRVEYRIGNKWFDTVPSGKAAENSKAKIKAIVDLANGLISTAVPQSALETFAVRVLNETCSTVANCASRTAVQLAYGQANLILVRPSTDRSDQSPTVITAVASAIHIEVSSTWWLVEDSVTLSPVRPDLDPNFKLGNIEATYKRSFSLSDFLASKPAALPQISVHWRPLVVSPPAKSPTGTSSFRKSFSKMTHRFSWLTGHGSSGSERRHSSGEKISVSGDGGGGGASTTKKASFTSYLPVDDAPTSPVEATKQASEVNDASRVSSSAPATPERTSIAGVVLRRPRKGVANADRGGGGGGGGGEKDNVVMTEKATDERGPATSTSPEPNVVSEKKESSVTRSIDDVSTTTTTTTASNDGDVHLATADELQSVIDFLSGYSITSEAQASFGGQPGPAGGAYGGWSSGSYDYESDLSGVEVGYASSHSGSFGWSRASSSRSAAMTSSFGGGDGGRGSSSSSSSRGTNRNRCGSAGRKSALFDDDGITPYGHNVIYEVSTPSSGGSPKDSGSHGGYAHGFVMAQQGIAPMNFLQPEAYSPLPSRQRSMSPRRGQKSEPGSRSSSSWPRSKGSPWLNMDEFQDGSSTYPSNERNRSNHTAAKPIGNFKDSLQPGGAVLDGSGVVSPSSRSTPSPSSRSSPAPAPSNHRLHELQSQRIDWEQSWNMQQQELKRTTYS, encoded by the exons ATGGATCAGGACAAATACTATCGAGGCGTTCTTTCGCGGTGCGAAAGCGCGGAAACTCAAGTGGCCGACGTTCAAACGCGCCTGTCTTCGTACCTCGAAGCCGTCAACGGCACGGGACAGGCGGTCGTTCAACTCGCCGACGCCCTTGCAAAACTCTTCGCCGAAACGCCGCTCGCCGAAGTCGCGACGCGCTATCGCGAGCGCGCCGATcttctcggcgacgtcgcgtcgcgcaCGACGAGCCAATTGAGTCAGGACGTTTCGTCGGTATTGCACAAGTACACGCATCTTATACCGGGCACGAAATCGGCCGTCGAAGCGCACCAGCGCAGCTGGAATCATTTCGACAAGACGCGCGAAACGCTCGATCATATGCGTCCCGGCGAAGGCgagcgcgttcgacgtcgcgccgaGACGCGTCTCgaggaggcggcgacggcattcGCGCAGAACGACGCGCGTCTCGCGAAGGCCGTTCAGGAAATCGGCGAGCAGAAAGTGCAG ATGCTCGGATCGTCGTTGCTGAATTTGTTTCAGACGCAggcgtctcttttttctcaatcGCTCGACGCCATTTCGGGTTTGGCGAAGTTTCGGCAAGTCGGCGACATTCTCGGCACCGACAAGGTGAACGTCGTCAGGGACGCAACGGCCAAGTGGTTAGCTGCTTCTCAA GCAAATGCGGAATTGCGAAAGGGCTGTTTGAATTCGAATGATATTCAGCTTAtattgctgacgtcacaaggATATGAATTGCCGGAGACAGTAAAAAATGGGCTCAATCAAAAGATCGACCGACTTCTACAg GACTACAAAATTGCTTTGGAGAAAGCGCCTTCGAAGCAAGTCGACTTATGCGGAGGATTCAGCTTGAATCCAAAAGGAATTGAAGCTGCTTTGAAA GATTGTTGCTCGGAACTCGAAGCGCGCGGTGCGAGCGGATACAAGGAGGAGACGACCAACGACGAAATGATGGCTCAAATACAACGCGATACGTCGAGAGTCGAATACAGAATAGGAAACAAGTGGTTTGACACGGTTCCATCAGGAAAAGCAGCGGAAAATTCAAAAGCTAAAATA AAAGCTATTGTTGATTTGGCGAATGGGCTAATCTCGACCGCCGTGCCGCAGTCGGCGCTGGAGACGTTTGCTGTTCGAGTTCTGAACGAGACGTGCTCCACTGTGGCCAATTGCgcgtcgagaacggcggTTCAGCTCGCCTACGGACAGGCGAATTTG ATTCTTGTGAGGCCCAGCACGGACCGCTCGGATCAGTCGCCAACGGTGATCACGGCTGTCGCGTCAGCTATTCATATTGAAGTATCGTCGACCTG GTGGCTCGTCGAAGATTCGGTGACACTGTCGCCTGTGCGACCGGACCTGGATCCCAATTTCAAGCTGGGCAACATCGAGGCGACGTACAAGCGCTCGTTCAGCTTATCCGACTTCCTAGCATCCAA aCCCGCCGCGTTGCCTCAGATCAGCGTCCACTGGAGACCTCTCGTCGTGTCGCCGCCTGCCAAATCGCCAACCGGAACGAGCAGTTTTCGCAAGTCTTTTAGCAAGATGACGCATCGTTTTAGCTGGCTAACGGGTCACGGAAGCAGCGGCAGCGAACGTCGTCACAGCAGCGGCGAGAAAATCAGCGTCAgtggcgacggcggtggcggcggcgcgagtacgacgaaaaaggcgtCTTTCACGTCGTATTTGCCTGTCGATGATGCCCCGACGTCGCCAGTTGAAGCCACGAAGCAAGCGAGTGAAGTGAACGACGCttctcgcgtttcgtcgtcggctcccGCCACTCCCGAGCGGACGTCAATTGCTGGGGTCGTGCTGCGTCGTCCTCGAAAGGGAGTCGCTAACGCTGAccgaggcggcggcggcggcggcggcggcggcgagaaagacAATGTCGTCATGACTGAAAAGGCGACAGACGAACGGGGACCAgctacgtcgacgtcgccggaacCAAACGTTGTTagcgaaaagaaggaaagctCCGTAACAAGGTCAATAGACGACGTcagcacgacgacgacgacaacaacggcgtcaaacgacggcgacgttcacTTGGCCACAGCTGACGAACTCCAAAGCGTCATCGACTTTTTATCCGGCTATTCGATCACGAGCGAAGCGCAGGCGTCCTTCGGTGGCCAGCCCGGGCCAGCGGGCGGCGCTTACGGCGGTTGGAGCTCGGGTTCATATGATTATGAGTCGGACCTGAGCGGCGTTGAAGTAGGCTACGCTTCGTCGCATAGCGGCAGTTTTGGCTGGTCGCGTGCGAGTAGTTCTAGATCGGcggcaatgacgtcgtcgtttggcggcggcgacggaggaaGGGggtcgtcttcgtcatcttcgtcgcgtGGCACTAATCGGAATCGATGCGGTAGTGCCGGTCGTAAGTCCGCGTtgtttgacgacgacggcattaCTCCGTACGGTCACAACGTCATCTACGAAGTGTCGACTCCGTCCAGCGGCGGATCGCCGAAAGACAGTGGGTCTCACGGCGGATATGCTCACGGTTTTGTCATGGCTCAGCAAGGTATTGCGCCAATGAACTTTCTTCAACCGGAAGCGTATAGCCCGTTGCCCAGTCGACAGCGCAGCATGTCACCTCGTCGTGGCCAAAAGTCAGAG CCCGGTTCTcggtcttcgtcttcgtggCCTCGCTCCAAAGGGTCTCCCTGGCTGAATATGGACGAGTTTCAGGACGGTTCATCGACGTACCCTAGCAACGAAAGGAATCGCTCCAATCATACGGCAGCGAAGCCGATTGGCAATTTCAAAGATTCTTTGCAGCCTGGAGGCGCGGTTTTGGACGGCagcggcgtcgtttcgccttctAGTAGATCTACGCCGTCACCCAGTTCTCGGTCTTCTCCGGCCCCGGCGCCGTCAAATCATCGATTGCACGAATTGCAGAGTCAGCGAATTGATTGGGAGCAGTCGTGGAATATGCAGCAGCAGGAACTAAAGAGAACGACTTACTCGTAA
- the LOC136184280 gene encoding ciliogenesis-associated TTC17-interacting protein-like, producing MQTVADRLLYSYTGLHCQGNSMDKGSLSKSETIALLLMSYGDGVRNDVLFSESFEAEIKGQSELIEADKVRFSVEITMTSRQDENCYYVSMNVDDLSLETSRVNVKACFSSSLQLLEEEYKLVCPDRSIQLDTKLADDGKQYSLNRTLTKGQETVISGLSVPSDINLITSTGCFLLQRLLCLATPERTNLQWPLEFSSIDYETGTACQCLLAADKLNPDSDIIGTSRTVYRQDESCVTWLTQFNADGRIQKLNSVWSPPTTPISALIRDKVDGNSDEPATSDISLATTDVMALPGSLKWEDDMAMYSLYLDRKEELRDSHEDYMKKHPELKAMMADFMQFLLLRKPDDVCEFAADFFAAYSSTP from the exons ATGCAGACTGTCGCAGACAGATTGCTCTATTCGTATACGGGACTCCATTGCCAGGGCAACTCAATGGACAAGGGAAG TTTGAGCAAGAGCGAGACTATCGCCTTGCTTTTGATGTCATACG gagaTGGCGTCAGAAACGATGTTCTGTTCTCCGAAAGCTTCGAGGCTGAAATTAAAGGGCAGTCAGAGCTGATCGAAGCAGACAAAGTCAGGTTTAGCGTCGAAATCACGATGACTTCGAGACAGGACGAAAATTGCTATTATGTGTCAATGAATGTCGATGATTTGTCGCTGGAGACAAGCAGAGTGAATGTAAAAG CATGTTTTTCATCTTCACTGCAATTGCTGGAAGAAGAGTATAAG CTAGTATGTCCGGATAGGTCGATTCAACTCGACACTAAATTGGCTGATGACGGTAAACAATACTCTCTCAATCGAACGCTTACTAAAGGACAG GAAACTGTGATTTCCGGATTGTCAGTTCCTTCGGATATCAATCTCATTACAAGCA ctggctgttttcttcttcagcgTCTTTTATGCTTGGCTACACCAGAGAGAACTAATCTTCAGTGGCCCCTTGAATTCAGCTCGATTGACTATGAAACAGGGACAGCATGTCAATGTCTATTG GCTGCCGACAAGTTGAACCCAGATAGTGACATCATAGGCACATCAAGAACAGTGTATCGTCAAGACGAATCGTGCGTCACGTGGCTGACGCAGTTCAACGCAGACGG ACGCATTCAGAAACTAAACAGCGTCTGGTCGCCGCCGACCACGCCCATATCCGCATTGATCAGAGACAAGGTTGACGGGAATTCGG ATGAGCCTGCGACGTCAGACATTTCCTTGGCAACAACAGATGTGATGGCGTTGCCGGGATCGCTAAAATGGGAAGATGACATGGCCATGTATTCGCTTTATCTTGACCGGAAG GAGGAACTCCGGGATAGCCATGAGGATTACATGAAGAAACACCCGGAACTCAAGGCAATGATGGCCGATTTCATgcaatttctccttcttcgcaAACCGGACGACGTGTGCGAGTTTGCCGCCGATTTCTTTGCCGCttattcgtcgacgccctGA
- the LOC136184278 gene encoding uncharacterized protein: MEKRSASFADSAASTANRSKQNGVDSRTEDEKESAFVATREAPDDAVAASSPTSARAKSKSSSFFRSLKKRFGGSSSRKRREQNAKDSNRDDHAVVSRSATLPVPTRSRQFPDITGAAPGQRASSHEMPPPTTPTRVLVDQSPSSSTSSFTKSIQLCEANSIEDLVDERGPEPLPIETTRRYASPPTECPIYDTAAVARAFGPLRDVGRWYSHEQERRRLTSRQPQPLPAPPTSGGGVGVEEEVVYTRVAPLLGSEQQQQGQSAVMQGLKNLSVNGWYWGPLTRQEAEEKLDRMPDGAFLVRDSSDERYLLSVSFRSQGRTLHTRIEYFNGKFSFYRHLEADGYRSVVELIHRSMEDSRDGIFCFSRGRGANARSYPVRLTQPLSRFIHVRSLQHHCRFVIRQLTRFDLIQQLPLPTGMKGFLKESKY, translated from the coding sequence atggaAAAGCGCAGCGCCTCGTTCGCCGACAGCGCGGCGTCGACCGCAAATCGCTCCAAACAAAATGGCGTCGATTCGCGAAcagaagacgagaaggaaTCCGCCTTCGTTGCGACTCGAGAAGCGCcggacgacgccgtcgccgcctcgtcgccgacgagcgcTCGAGCgaagtcgaaatcgtcgtccttcTTTCGATCGCTCAAGAAGCGTTTCggcggctcgtcgtcgcgcaagCGTCGAGAGCAAAACGCCAAGGACTCAAATCGCGACGatcacgccgtcgtctctcgATCGGCGACGCTTCCCGTGCCGACGCGTTCGCGTCAGTTCCCGGATATCACCGGCGCCGCCCCGGGTCAACGCGCGTCGAGTCACGAGATGCcaccgccgacgacgccgacgcgcgttctcgtcgaccaatcgccctcgtcgtcgacgtcatcgttcacAAAGTCGATCCAACTCTGCGAAGCGAATAGCATCGAGGATTTGGTCGACGAACGCGGTCCCGAGCCGTTACCCATCGAGACGACTCGTCGATACGCGTCGCCGCCAACCGAGTGTCCAATTTACGAtacggcggcggtggcgcgCGCTTTCGGGCCTCTACGCGACGTCGGTCGATGGTACTCGCACGAGCAGGAACGCCGTCGCTTGACGTCGCGTCAACCGCAGCCGCTGCccgcgccgccgacgtcgggcggcggcgtcggcgtggAAGAGGAGGTCGTCTATACGCGCGTTGCGCCGCTTCTCGGCAGcgaacagcagcaacagggTCAATCGGCCGTGATGCAAGGTCTGAAGAACCTGTCGGTGAACGGCTGGTATTGGGGTCCGTTGACGCGacaggaggcggaggagaaGTTGGATCGAATGCCCGATGGGGCCTTTCTCGTTCGGGACAGTTCGGACGAGCGCTATTTGCTCAGCGTGAGCTTTCGATCGCAAGGTCGAACGTTGCACACGCGAATCGAGTATTTCAACGGGAAATTCAGTTTCTATCGGCATCTCGAAGCGGACGGGTatcgaagcgtcgtcgagttgaTACATCGATCTATGGAGGATTCGCGCGACGGGATTTTCTGTTTTTCGCGCGGTCGCGGTGCCAACGCGCGCTCCTATCCCGTTCGATTGACCCAGCCGCTTTCGCGATTTATTCACGTGCGATCGTTGCAGCATCACTGTCGTTTTGTCATACGACAGTTGACTCGGTTTGATTTGATACAGCAGTTGCCGTTGCCCACGGGAATGAAGGGCTTCTTGAAGGAATCCAAGTATTGA
- the LOC136184279 gene encoding uncharacterized protein yields the protein MRFRAVLLLALANCLAEALETHIYPEFPQNFTLSLRTNIRAAPKTSRIYVSRWKDDTGKKQSFSIFLNETESLIGNHTYLIMTDPPGVNQGSLPALNRLVHIQLGDDCQYSGIITRIGHLPIGLASFIGKYQVFFDETCIGMQICSNMAYIRTTTYGMTKADVWNRFIEYDKDNLTVYSDASTGIPIHSERCYPGRPGTLNPEPEYITTDTYDVVVGNPSIDFNSLVPHDWMRRCKNLDESWDFHPSRSSYYTTPKGNDSIAPYLVDPPAWGSVTLTVFSHKLGKLNCTDCFEIVPSVLVFTQENYTKPQRVDFVYRKDGCGDFGFSFKGSGWDGSHVDKFTVCSCKRGVPGKSCPQVND from the exons ATGCGTTTCCGGGCAGTTCTCCTCCTCGCCTTAGCCAATTGCTTGGCAGAAGCGCTCGAAACTCACATCTACCCCGAGTTTCCACAGAACTTCACACTATCTCTACGCACCAACATCCGCGCGGCACCAAAGACTTCGCGCATCTACGTCTCACGGTGGAAAGACGACACAGGGAAAAAACAGTCATTCAGTATCTTCTTGAACGAAACCGAATCTTTGATAG GCAATCATACCTACTTGATTATGACAGATCCTCCTGGCGTTAATCAAGGCAGTTTGCCCGCTCTTAACCGACTTGTGCATATTCAATTAGGAGATGACTGTCAGTATTCCGGCATCATTACCAGAATTGGCCACTTGCCCATCGGACTCGCCTCCTTCATAGGCAAATACCAGGtatttttcgacgaaacgtgCATTGGAATGCAAATTTGCTCGAACATGGCCTAcattcgaacgacgacgtacgGCATGACCAAAGCGGACGTATGGAATCGCTTCATAGAGTACGACAAGGACAATTTGACAGTGTATTCCGACGCGTCGACAGGAATTCCCATTCACAGCGAACGCTGTTATCCCGGAAGGCCCGGCACGTTGAATCCGGAGCCGGAGTACATAACTACGGACACTTACGACGTCGTTGTTGGTAATCCATCAATCGACTTCAATTCGCTTGTGCCGCACGACTGGATGCGAAGGTGCAAAAATTTGGATGAATCCTGGGATTTTCATCCAAGCAGAAGCTCATACTATACGACACCTAAAGGAAACGACAGCATTGCACCATATTTGGTGGATCCGCCTGCGTGGGGAAGTGTGACTCTGACAGTTTTTTCTCACAAACTTGGCAAGCTCAATTGCACTGACTGTTTTGAAATCGTTCCTTCTGTTCTCGTATTCACGCAAGAGAACTATACCAAGCCTCAAAGGGTGGACTTCGTTTACAGAAAAGATGGATGCGGTGACTTTGGCTTCAGTTTCAAGGGGAGTGGGTGGGATGGCTCTCATGTCGATAAGTTCACCGTGTGCTCCTGCAAGAGAGGCGTTCCGGGCAAGTCTTGTCCTCAAGTGAATGACTGA
- the LOC136185047 gene encoding palmitoyltransferase ZDHHC11-like — protein MVRCCSDEPPATGDNSFLRHNGWSLPLNPFQCIAWSIILIFLVVHFGLLSPYVPEPLRTLEYVISSIVALVHVVFLLVATTVDPGDANVRKLGADRPTAVFDRSVRSHVVEEQHCCLCVVEVDASSKHCRACNKCVFEFDHHCKWLNNCVGGRNYRFFIATLVSGIFTIIQMLVVSCYVFSQYFANKDNLKYLEKTDSAMYMFGAEAPGAALVTVAIVHTILLFITLGLISHLFFFHVYLMTKDMSTYEYIVEAEENASKWSDLEEGRMPAAKSGCKKNKVVPAPDDVKPSFPKEPKLAFVQERLPEFDLDSNGDKQVIPIPNTTTADCESLKEIPISEIHVPRSEDNAAAKNPSAAQLRRLKEKQSFDGSVKSFASFGSGRRVLPPLVIDRSFQQQPPPPPPLPVVKGSNGINVNHQIDSKTLYS, from the exons ATGGTCCGTTGCTGCAGCGACGAGCCTCCAGCCACAGGCGACAATTCTTTCCTTCGTCACAACGGCTGGTCGCTTCCTCTCAACCCGTTCCAATGCATCGCCTGGTCTATAATCCttatttttctcgtcgtccatTTCGGGCTTCTCTCTCCCTACGTCCCCGAACCGCTACGAACGCTCGAATACGTG ATTTCGAgcatcgtcgctctcgttcacgtcgtttttcttctcgtcgcgacgaccgTCGATCCCGGCGACGCGAACGTTCGCAAACTCGGTGCCGATCGGCCGACAGCTGTTTTCGATCGATCTGTCAGatcgcacgtcgtcgaggaaCAGCATTGTTGCCtgtgcgtcgtcgaagt AGATGCGTCTTCGAAGCACTGTCGCGCGTGCAATAAGTGCGTTTTCGAGTTCGATCATCATTGCAAGTGGCTCAATAACTGCGTCGGCGGTAGAAATTACCG gtttttcaTTGCCACACTTGTCAGTGGAATTTTTACAATTATTCAAATGCTAGTCGTATCGTGCTACGTCTTCAGCCAGTACTTCGCCAATAAGGACAATTTGAAGTATTTAGAAAAAACTGACAGTG CAATGTACATGTTTGGCGCTGAAGCGCCCGGTGCTGCGCTTGTGACCGTAGCAATAGTGCACACCATTCTCTTGTTCATCACTCTTGGACTCATCTCgcatctcttcttctttcacgTATATCTCA TGACAAAAGACATGTCGACGTACGAGTACATCGTGGAGGCAGAGGAGAACGCCTCCAAATGGAGTGATCTAGAAGAAGGCAGAATGCCGGCAGCCAAGAGTGGATGCAAAAAG AACAAAGTTGTCCCAGCACCTGATGATGTAAAGCCTTCGTTTCCTAAAGAACCCAAACTCGCTTTTGTGCAAGAGAGGCTGCCTGAA TTTGACCTCGATTCAAATGGCGACAAACAAGTAATTCCCATTCCCAACACAACGACTGCAGACTGCGAGTCATTGAAGGAAATTCCCATCAGCGAAATACACGTGCCTAGATCGGAAGACAACGCGGCCGCCAAAAATCCGTCAGCAGCACAGTTGCGCCGgctgaaagaaaagcaatcGTTTGATGGCTCGGTCAAGTCGTTTGCATCTTTCGGCAGCGGTCGTCGAGTTCTTCCGCCCTTGGTAATAGATCGCTCCTTTCAGCAGcagccgcctccgccgccgcccttACCGGTGGTCAAGGGCAGCAACGGAATTAACGTGAATCATCAAATAGATTCAAAAACGTTGTACAGTTAG